The DNA window GTTCTTTTAAATATTTAGGGTAAGGTCCCATGCGAAGCATTTCTAAATCATAGTTAGCTTCCAATATCAGATAATTAGCCTTACAGATATAATGAGCTGCAGTTTCAGTAATATGACCAAGGTCTGTAAGAAATGAAAATATCTTATCTCCAATTTCTATACAATAGCCCACATTATCTGTACCATCATGAGGAACTTCAAATGCTGAGATCTTAAACTCATCTATCTTCATTGGTTCTTCTTTATTAATATAGTGTACCGAAGTTGATAGTTTTTCAGTCATACAGTAGCTTTTGTTTATTCCTTCATGAATTTCCTTAGTAGAATAAACTGGTATATTATATTTTTCACCTAAATGCCCAACGGCTTTAATATGATCAGCATGGTCGTGAGTAACAAAGACAGCAAGAACACTACTCAAAGAGAGATTTACCTCTTTAAGCT is part of the uncultured Bacteroides sp. genome and encodes:
- a CDS encoding MBL fold metallo-hydrolase; the encoded protein is MKIKFISLASGSSGNCYYLGTDKHGILIDAGIGIRTIKKELKEVNLSLSSVLAVFVTHDHADHIKAVGHLGEKYNIPVYSTKEIHEGINKSYCMTEKLSTSVHYINKEEPMKIDEFKISAFEVPHDGTDNVGYCIEIGDKIFSFLTDLGHITETAAHYICKANYLILEANYDLEMLRMGPYPKYLKERISGPNGHMSNTDTADFLADNINENLKYIWLCHLSKDNNHPELAYKTVEWKLKSKGVVVGKDVQLIALKRSSPSDFYEFE